A genomic window from Silene latifolia isolate original U9 population chromosome 11, ASM4854445v1, whole genome shotgun sequence includes:
- the LOC141611615 gene encoding putative carbohydrate esterase At4g34215 codes for MSEDKKQIFILSGQSNMAGRGGVIYDSHHHKKHWDGVVPPECHPHPSILRLNAHLHWEQARDPLHADIDHKKTCGVGPGMAFANTVLERVGGTMGLVPCAVGGTAIKEWARGEHLYESMIKRVKFAVEGGVGEVKALLWYQGESDCQECDVEVYKEKMEKLIYDVREDLSLPLLPFIQVALASGDKKYIEKIREAQLSIKLPNVVCVDAKGLTLNHDNLHLCTEAQVQLGKTLADAYLCNFCSSLESQ; via the exons ATGTCAGAAGACAAGAAGCAGATCTTCATCTTATCTGGCCAGAGCAACATGGCAGGAAGAGGAGGAGTGATATACGACTCACACCACCACAAAAAACACTGGGACGGCGTCGTTCCACCTGAATGCCACCCTCACCCTTCCATCCTCCGCCTCAACGCGCATCTCCACTGGGAGCAGGCGCGTGATCCCCTACACGCCGACATTGACCACAAGAAGACCTGCGGGGTGGGACCCGGCATGGCTTTCGCCAATACAGTCCTAGAGCGCGTGGGTGGGACTATGGGGCTTGTGCCGTGTGCTGTGGGTGGGACCGCGATCAAGGAGTGGGCGCGTGGGGAACACCTCTATGAGAGTATGATCAAGAGGGTGAAATTTGCTGTTGAAGGCGGTGTCGGGGAGGTGAAGGCGTTGTTGTGGTATCAAGGGGAGAGTGACTGTCAGGAGTGTGATGTGGAAGtgtataaggagaaaatggagAAGCTTATTTATGATGTTAGGGAGGATCTTTCTTTGCCTTTGCTTCCTTTTATTCAG GTGGCACTCGCATCTGGGGACAAAAAATACATAGAAAAGATCAGAGAAGCACAACTATCGATCAAGCTCCCCAACGTGGTCTGCGTGGACGCCAAAGGATTGACACTTAATCATGATAATCTTCATCTTTGTACCGAGGCTCAAGTCCAGCTAGGCAAGACATTGGCTGATGCCTACCTCTGCAATTTTTGTTCTTCATTGGAGTCCCAATAG